Sequence from the Fodinibius salicampi genome:
GCTGTTTCGGGCGAGAGCGGACCAGTTTAACGTTAAATCTGCTGTTTAAAGGGCCTGCTAAGTCCTTCCAATGCCCGACGAAACACATTTCGCCGCTTCCAGGTCTCTCCCTTCACCTCTTCACAGTGTTCCAGATCTTCATTGAAATGAGTTACCAGGGTTTCGGCCAGTTCTTCACTAAGTGCCACCAGATTTACTTCATCATCTTTAAGCATTGACCGATGGTTGAAATTCGCAGAACCAATACATGAAACAAAATCATCAATCACAATAATCTTGGAGTGCAGCATTGTTTTTTGATATTGCCAGAGAGTAACACCGGCATCCAACAGATCATTAAAATGATCTCCACCTGCAATATTGGCCACCCGCTTATCCATGTGCTTACCCGGCATCATAATCTGTACATTCACTCCACGCTTAGCCGCATCGCACAGTCGCTGCACCATTGGCTTATTAGGATTAAAGTAAGCGGTGGTAATAAATATACTTTCCTGAGCCATTTGTATAAGCGTTTTATACAAAATAACGATATCACTCCAACGTACTGAAGCGGAGGTCCGAACAACTTGCAGGGGAATATCCTGGATTGAATGATCGTCCGGGAGTGGTGTTTTACCATTATTTTCATGCCAGGGAAGACCAATTTTAAGATTTCTTCCCGCTTCAATCCAGTTTTCCAGAAAAGCCGACTGTAGTCCCTT
This genomic interval carries:
- a CDS encoding phospholipase D-like domain-containing protein; the encoded protein is MDYKETLEATVGVPFSQGNAVKVLKNGDEIFPAMLKAIKAAEHQVDFLTFVYWEGNIADRFARILAKKAEEGLEVRVILDSFGAAFMPEELVALMETSGVEVEWFRPFKQWKVWKSDNRTHRKVLICDGCVAFTGGVGIAEEWEGDARNPSEWRETHFRIEGPAVKGLQSAFLENWIEAGRNLKIGLPWHENNGKTPLPDDHSIQDIPLQVVRTSASVRWSDIVILYKTLIQMAQESIFITTAYFNPNKPMVQRLCDAAKRGVNVQIMMPGKHMDKRVANIAGGDHFNDLLDAGVTLWQYQKTMLHSKIIVIDDFVSCIGSANFNHRSMLKDDEVNLVALSEELAETLVTHFNEDLEHCEEVKGETWKRRNVFRRALEGLSRPFKQQI